GTTTGCTGAATGGAAATGgatcttctctctctctctctctctctctctctctttctctctctctctcacacacacacacatacacacacacacacaccacacaccaTATTTTTCTCCAAGCAGAAAAACAGCTCAACAACTCTCTTGGACACCTCCAAGCAAGCTGTGTTTCGCTAGGATAAACAGGATTCCCCTTTCtcccttaaaaataatttctgtaatgtCCAAGAGGACTTTGGAAAAGCTTCTCCTACAAAGATAGACTCAGCAGTGCACTTGTGACTTCAGTTCTGGAAGAACTGGCAGCAGACACCAAGACATGGGCAGGATCAGGTGTACAGCTGTGCACAGCACCTGCACACCTGTGCATATCCATCTCTCTGCAGACACATCTGCCTACATCTGTTTCTTGCCCACATGCAAGCCTTGGGTCCACATACCTGTGTGTGCTGGCATCTTTTTGTACACACACTTGCTTGTCAGTGCACACCCACAAACCTTCCCTCACATCCTCACCCCCACACCAGTGCCCTTGCACACCCACATACCTGTGCATGTGCACCCTTCCATACACACTTTCCATCTCACCTTTAGGACATCCTGCCATCTCCTTTATATTCTGGCTTGCAAAGAACATCATGCCAGCAGGTGAGGAGGCTTTGCTGTCCCTAGGCATGTGGGTGTGTGTCACAGCGGTTCAAGTCCTGGGAAAGCATTCCTCACCAGCTGGCACACTCAGCTGGGGTCTGACCCTCAGCCCCAAGTATCTGAGCAAATGCGAGGGAGCTGGCAGGTATGTTCCAGCATTAGCCTGTGGAGAGCCTGGCATCCTTCCTGTTTGGATCGTGGACCTGGGGGGTCCTGTGGCATAAGGATCAGGGACAAGCAGGTCAACTCAAGTGTAAACCAGGGGCACTGGAGCCTAGTCCTGTGCCAAATCGCTGCTGGGTACCAGCTGGGAGGGCCCTAACCTTAGTCCATTCTACATAGCACTAGGCAAGCAAACCGCGTAGCCTAAGCCCGCACTTACTATCTCTCCCCATGCAGGTCTGTCACCgggtgtttattttccagccTAATTTGTTTCAACAGCTTGATTTCCGCAAAGAAGTGTTGGGCTCCCTGGGCAACGTTTCCCGGGGCCGACTGTCCCGCGCGGACCGGCAGCATCCCCTCCGACAGCGGCGGCCGCTCATCGCTGCCCCCTCTTCCCGCCGCCGCCAGCACAACCGGCCCCGACGGCGGCGAGCTCTACGGGGAGGCGCGTTAAATGCCCGTGCCCCGATGCCCGCACCGGGATCCCGGAGACGACCCAGCTTCGCTCGGTGCCCGTCAGTCCTCCGGAGCTGTGAGCTCTCGACGGCGGTGGCTCCGCGGCGTCCCAGACGGCGCTGGGGACGGGGACCAGCGGAGAGGGGCGGGAGGGGGGTGCCGGGCAGGGCGCTCTTCCTACCcgcagcggcagcggcggcacgcccggccctgcccgcgcCTCCCGGGCGGCGGGGCGTAGCAGGGGGAGTGCCGGCCGCCCGGGAACGGAGCTGCCGGACACCGCGGCATAAAAGCCGCGGTCGTGCCCCGCTGCGCTTcctcggctcggctcggctcggctcggctcggctcggctcggctcggctcggctcggctcggctcggctcggtcCGGGGCGGAGCCGCTCTGACGGCCACATGACGGCCGAGAGCCGGCTGCCGCCGggccccccgccgccgccaccgccgtTGAAGGCGGAGGCGGTGCCGCCgggagaggaggaggcggcggcggcgggggtgcggggcgggcggcgTCGCCGCAAGCGTCCGGCGGAGCGGGGCAAGCCGCCGTACAGCTACATCGCCCTCATCGCCATGGCCATCGGGCAGGCGCCCGAGCGGCGACTGACGCTCGGCGGCATCTACCGCTTCATTACCGAGCGGTTCCCTTTCTACCGCGACAGCCCCCGCAAGTGGCAGAACAGCATCCGCCACAACCTCACCCTCAATGACTGCTTTGTCAAGGTGCCACGGGAGCCCGGCCGCCCCGGCAAGGGCAACTACTGGACGCTGGACCCTCACGCCCGCGACATGTTCGAGAGCGGGTCCTTCCTCCGCCGCAGAAAACGTTTCAAACGCAGCGACCTCTCCACCTACCCGGCCTTCCTCGCCGAGCGCCCCGCCGCTCCCTGCCGCCTCCTCTCgctgcccgccccgccgccccccgccgaCCTGCCCCCGGCACCCGCCGCCACCTCCTGCGCCTTTGCCACCGCCTTCCCCGCGCAGGGCTGCGCCTCCGCCTCTCTGCCTCACGCCTACGCCCCGCTGCCCACCGCTCCCGGGCCCTACGCGCCCGGGGGCCACGGGCCGCTGTACGCGCCGTCGGGGCGCATCGTGCTGCCTGCCTCTTCTCCCGGCCCCACTACGCTCTACGGCCGCCGCTCCCCTGCACCCTACCCGCCGCTGCCCCACGCCTACGGCGCCGGAGGGCAGCTGAGTGCCGCCGAGCCCGCACCGCGACACGGCACCTACCCTGGAGGCCCCGACAGGTTCGTCCCGGCGCTCTGACCTATCCCGGAGGAGCCCGACAGAGCAGACCGGAGACCGGGAGACGACGGAGTGCGGGGGTTGCCCGGCACGGCTGCTCTCGGCGCTGCCCGGGAAGATGCTGAAGAACCTTGGGCTGTACCTATGCATTCTGCCATCTGCCCAGGCTTCCTGGCAAGGAGTGTTGCAGTCAGCCCTGGGGACCTGGGGTGTCCTGTCCAGCCCTGTCTGCTCTCGGCAGAAAAGTCCTAGGGACTCCCAAGTGCTTGGATGGGGCAAGCAGTCTCTTCTTCTACAGGCCTTCCTGGAGCAGGTGCTCAAAGCTTCCTGCCAGGCTCCCACCCTCCCACACATCCAACCGGGCCCCTCTGGTCTACCCAGGAAGATTTCATGTTTAAAAGTCTGCtgttgatgattttttttttttttaaagagaattaaatGTCTGTTGATGAGgtgaaggagggagggaagaggaagcaTTCCCTGGCCTCGTGCAGGCAAAGCTATAAAAGCAGAATGGTGGCACTGATGTGGTGGCATGTCCCTGATGGCTATTGCTTTAGTCCCAGGCTTTACACCAGCAGTGTGACCAAGGCTGGAGAAGGTTTGGATGCCAGGTCTGCAGAAAAAAGCATCAAGTCATATCCTTCGAGGTgttgtgctctgtgctgcagggatgggaacagtGGTGGGCTTGGAACTACAAAAATTTCTACCCATGAGCATGCCCAGCCCTTGGaagagggacacagggaggcTGTGGGACCTCTGCCGCTGGAGGTCTTTCCAACTTAATTGGACAGAGCCTGATCTGCCTCTGAAGTCATAGCCAACATTGAATCTGGACTTGTTTTGAATGGAGACCTGATCCTGAGGTCTGCAGAGGTACTTACAGCCTAAATTACTTTGATCCCAAGAtcagcccagctctgtctgtAGCCTAGAGAACTTGGTATATATAGGAGAAAACTTTTGTTTCTGGAACACAAGAGGCATGATATGGTGCCTTTTCATCTTCAGTTGCTCCTCTTTCAAGCTTTCTGGGGATGGAAAAGAGTCTAGAGAAGATATGGAGAGGGAAAACTAATAGGAATGTCTGTGAGACAAAAGCTTGAAACTAGATTTGTGGGGAAACTCAAGCATACCCCTCCTACCACCCTGGAAAGGGGTCTGGAGCAGTAGTGGGTacccagggctctgcctggggctgtgggtgtAGAGGGAGctgacacagccctgctcccaggtgtTCTTATACAGCTCCTTTTTCCCATGGAGGTGGGGAACCTGTGTATCCAGAGCCAGGAGGAGGTTGGTGAGAAGATCCTGCAGTGTGGTGGGGCCTTGTATGGGGAGAGGAAGCAAGAAAGTGCAGCCAAGACCTCAACAGGAACTTTGGAAGAACAGATGGGGTGCACGTACACCAGAGTCTCTCTCACCAGAGAAGGGTATAGATCATAGTATAACTCAGGTTAGAAAAGATCTTGGGAAATTTCTGTTCCAATCTGGTATCCAAATCAGGGTCAGCTATGATTCAGAGCAGTAGACTTAGCTCTATGTAGTTAAGTGTTCCAtcacctccaaggatggagaaaGCACAGTCTCTTTGGGCAACCTGGATGTCCTTGCTGGGGAGAAGTTTCTCCTTGTACCCTTCATTTAGCACTTCTCTAGTCTCATTTCATGTTTACTATCTCTTGTCCTActtctgtgctttgctgcaAAGAGTTTTTGATCCCATTAAGACACCTGTATCTTCTGCTCTCCGTTTTTCAGATGAGGTCCCCAGCAAGATGAAATTTGTGTAGAGGcagctttcttgctttctgtggGAGCTGTGGTCCACATATCCAGGTGGGACATGAGGGGGGAAATGGAGTGGAGCAGGAAGGTGGTTGGGTGTCCTCACAGCACAGCTTTGTGTGGAGAAAAGTAAAGCCCTCTGCAGTAGGTGGGCAGGAGAAGTTGTACCTTCCGCGGGGCTGTGAGGTAGGAGATGAGTTTTGGATTCAAGGTTTCAGAGTGCCAGAGATGGCACATGGTGAGGCAGTGTCTGGGCTGAGAGGCTGAGAGTGACCTGATAGCACTGCCCTGTGTCCGTGTCTGTGGcactgcaggaagctgctgtctgtacacagagctgggaaggctgCTCCATGTACGGAGCCAGTGTGGGTCAAGAACAGACAGCAAGTGTAAGCACCACTCAACTCTTTGGCCTGCTGAGGTCAGTcagatttttcccttcctaTCCTTTCTGGAGAGTTACATTGTGTCTTCCTTGTTCTTCCTGGTCCTGGCACATCCAGAAGCTGCTACCATCCTGGAAAGAGCTGTCTCAGCCAGGGGCAGGTctccccagcagctgtgctaacacctctcccagctctcccttcaCCATCTGGAAGAGGATCTGTACACTTATCTGTGCCAGCTCCTAGTATTTTAGATAGCTGCCGGCTCTGCTTTCATTGCCTGCAAAGACTGGACTGTGTCTCTTTGACAGAAAGCCCTGCCAACCTCTTGCTCATTTGAGGGtagctgggagaagagctgtCCTGCCTTTTAatgcctttctttccttcctgtaGAAGCAGTTATCAATGTGGACCAGATaattttcatggaatcatagcagtgctgggttggaagggactcatcAGGATCATCAAGCCCAGCTCCTGTACCTttgcaggacaccccaagaatcataccatgtgcctgagagtatAATACgaatgcttcttgaactctctCAGCCTTGGTGCTTgctccctggagagcctgttccagtgctcagccaccGTGAATCTTGCCATTGGTCAAGAGAGTGAAGAGCTTAGATGTCTTCTGGCCCTTGTTCctctaattttgttttctgcttcagcCCTCCTGCCAGTTTAGAGTTCAGTCTAAGAAAAGGTCACCAGTGATGATACAGGTTTTGAGGAAGATGCTTCTGAACTCAGATAGCATCTGGAGGCAGTTCAGAAAGCAAAACTCAGTGTCTGAAGGACAGGCCTGACAGATCTTGGTGACTTAGAATGCACAGATTGGGTAGGTTCAGTTGTGTATTGTTTGCAGAGAAGGTCTAGATCcttgttcttttttctctccagatcTTTTATACCTACAAACTAGGGAAACTGGGCATATCTAGATGGTAATTTTTTTGCAGCAGGTACAGTGATGAGCTTGCTGTATTAAGAACCTGAGACATGGTCAAAAACTGCTTAAACTGCAGTCACAAACAGCTAGAAACCCTGGTCAGTACTGAAGAGCTACTGGGACCATTCAAGGGACTCTATATCTGTGTGGGGTTGGTGCTTCGAGCTTTTTGAGGCAAAACTAGACAAAGCTGTACCTGTCCTTTGCTagtgctggcagtgctccaACCTCCTGCTTGCAGCAGGCCTGGAGACTCCTGCAAACCCTTctcaccagctctgctgtggttttgtggCTATTCTAACCTCTCTGAGCTGTCCTGTAGGCTCAGGTGCCAAGGGTGTGCTGAACACTGTGGGTCTGTCCAGGCTGTGCCTTGTGGTGCCCCTGTGCCCATGTGTGACATGGGACTGCCTGACCACTGACAGAGGAAGATATGCTTGTCATATCCTTGGGGAGCCATGGGGTTGGGTCTCTGTGAGGATATGGGGATATGCCAAGGGGATATGTTAGACAATTGGATCTCAGTTATTCTTGTGCCACGGGGATATGTTAAACATGTGGGTCTCAATGTGTTTTTGTCTGGCACGTTGCTTGTAATTCTCAGGCACCACCAAGAATAACAAAAAGATTTGATTTCTGTAAGTTTTATTGTAAATATCTGAGAGCCTTCCTTTTAGCAAAGTTAGTCTTTTGATTTCTGTCAGAAGAGTCCAATAAATCTGGATTGTAAACCTGTATGAAACTCTTAAGTGTGAGCACTGATAGAAGAGAAAGGGGCCTTGAAAATGGTCATTCCTCAAAGGACAGAGCCTCTCAGTTCCTCTTCTGCCCAGGTTCTGGTATAGTCAGGCCCTGAGCAGACTTTGAGAAAGAAGGTGACTGAACAGTCTAGGAGAACAttatattctgtaattctgtacttgagatttttttttttgtatttactcTTCTACTtcatttgaaatggaaataaatatttgcattttttgtaaTAAAGTGTCTCTGAGTTTACTCTTTCAAGCTTTCCTTGTACTCTTGAGACTGGGAGACATACAGAAACATGTGTGACCTGTGCTGCCCATTGGTATTTTTTGGTCTGCTGGGTTGCTGAAGAcatcagagggaaggaggagggagggtcAGCAGCACCAGGCTACAGGTGGCATATCAAACATCCACAACCCCTTGAGTCACCAGTCTGATTTGAGGGTGTCCTGTCAGGCCACAAGCATTCCCCAGACATCAATGCATGGCTCCATCCCAGCCGCGTGTCTCTGCTAGAAAAAGGGACAGGTAGGGAAGGCTACTACCTGTGAGAGGAACAGAAGCTCAGAGATGGGCAAGGGGATTGTGGTTGGCATTAATTACTGTCTGATGCTCCAACATGGAGCTGGGCTAGCTAGAGAAGATGTTACTGCTGGAAACATTATGTTGCCtgtcctgtggcagcagcaccagaaatGCTTGGTCTTGCCTCCTGCACCCCAGGCcagttagttttttttttgctgcagagATGGAGTTCTCGCAGCCGCAGGCTGACACTGTGCTCACCTTATGCAATGGCAACACCTGTGGGAGCAATTCATCAAGCAGCAACCATAGCTAATAGGGGGTGTAACTGGCCTTCAGAGGCAACTCCACACCTCAGGATGATGAACTGGCTTGCACATGGGCAAGATGATGGCAGATGTTGCCCCTTCTCCTGCTGAGAGGGTGGTGACTGGCTTCCTGAGGGTGTTTGGGAGATAGGGAATTCTGCAGCTGTTGCCCTGTCAACAGCCTGGAGGGCGATGAATGAGATGTGAACAGGTAGTTTAATCTGCCAAGTTACCAAAAAGCAGAtaggaaaatgttcttcaaTAGCTTTGTGACTCTCAAGTATGATTTATCTGCCtttgaaagtgaaaagaagTGGATCAAATCTATGAGAAAGAGGAGGCAGGGGAGGCCCCTGCCATTTGGCCAGGAGGGAGTACCTTGGAGGGAGTCCAGAGCTTTGTGAGTTGTAATTGTAGGGCAGTCTGTGTAGCTGGAGCTGGGCTTCAGCTGTATCCTTTACCTACAGCTGCCATGTCAGTGACCAGAGAGGGCATCCCACTCATGTGGGACCTGGAAGGGAATTAATGTGAGCACAGGAAGGCTGATGGGGCTCTGACTTTACAGAGTATGGTGTATAAGAATACAATGGCTCATGTTGGCACAAAGAACAACTTTACACACTTGTCTTGATGTAATCCTGAAGCCTTGATTTGCTGGAAGCCCTCTCTAGACAGCAGAGCTGATTTCTTAACTCAGTCCAGTTGAAATGTATGTTTTCTCATGTCCAAGGTCAAGAAGTCAAGGTGGGAGATGGTGGCATGTGCTATACCTGGAAGCTAGTGTTATTTATGGCAGTTACTTTTGGATGTGGTGCAGTCATCCAACCCCTCTTTGGGCAAAGTTATGGGAGGGATGCCATAAAGTCAGGGCTGCCAGACTCAACTCTCACTGCTTCTGCAGCATTGGAATACAGGGTGCAGCTGGCCAACATGAAGTACTCAGGCCACACTTCTTGGGCTAAGAGGAAAAGAGGCTATTAACAGGAAGTTAATAGGGCTATTGTACGCTCTGGCTGAAAATGGCAGTGGAAAGGAGGCAGGAATATTAACTGTGGGCTGGCACAGAAGAGCTTACTGAGCTCACTGCTATCCCTTCTCTGATGCCAGGAAGATTCATTAGCCATTTAAGAATTTGGAAAGCTGTTGTCTGGATGTGAACTGTGCAAAGAGATCCTCATTGATTAAGGAACAGCTTCTGACCTTTTTTGTTCAGTATCAGCACTAGAGCTCTTGGTCCGATCGCTGAGACACAGCTTGCTTGGTGCATGAACCACTCTGAGTCAATTATCCCTGTGGCTGGCTCTTGCAAGGACACCATCTGCATCTCAGGTTGACCTCTTCCACTTGGGAAAAGGTGCTCATGAATCCAGGCTGTCAACTTCTGAGGTTAACAAATGATGTCTGAGGCCTTGTATCACTTCTACAGCCATAAGTTTTAAGACATAGCCTCTCATCAGGCTCACTGGAGTGCTGGCCCTAGAGGTAGCCAATTAAATAGGGGCTCCCTAGCCACTCTTCGTCTGTTCTCAGGTTTACAGTGGCAAGAATAACAGGGGAGGAAGACTTACAGGGTATCAGCATTTGATATCTTCAACGGGCAGACCATGATGTTTTCAGAGAAGGCTTCCTTCCCTTCATCAGGAGGTGCATACTGATGATGATggtttcttccttctccatctTTGGGTACACTAGAGTTTATTGCTGTATGTGTATTCTTTTTCAGCAGTTCTCAAATTGTTTTggtgatttgggtttttttttgtttgttttttttgttcttcttgttTCCTCTAAAATTGCCTTTACTTGAATAACATGGGCTTGCATTTCTGCAGCAATGAGTACCTGACCATTACAATAGACCTGGACACTGGAGTTACAGACAGATCGGGCCACACAGAATAAATGCCTAAGTGAGAAGTGCCACCCTGTCACGGTGTGAGAGGCCATGCCTGGGTATTATTGTTGATGTTGATGTCTTTTTCATGGAGGAAGCAGAGGATGATTCAGAGCTTTGTCCTTTATGCAGgaaacatttgtttaaaaaaaaaaaaagttttccttcttcggtaatttcttttgcattttgttttcattgagGTTTCCTCCACAATTATCTTctggagaaaagacaaaagaaaaggtCTCTTGAAGCAACCAGAGAAAATGGTTTCATGCCTTCCCACTTAAGTGGATGTAAGATATAATACCTCTCTGCCACAACAGGAATTGAACTTAAATCCAGGAAGACCTTACACAGCTGGGGAGACCTCATAGCACCTTCCACTATCTAAAGGAGGCCTACAGGAAAATaggagagggacttttgacaagAGCCATGTGCTAGGACAAAGGACAATGATTTCAAAGTGAAGAAAGGTAGCTTTAGATCAGGTATTTAGAAGAAATTCCTGTgatggtggtgaggcacaggcacaggttgcccagagaagctatggATGCTCCATCCCCGGAcgtgttcaaagccaggctggatgggactgTGGACAATCAGGGGGGAGAAGAGATGATCTTTTCAACGCAAACTATTCGGTGCTGCCGCTAGGGAGCACTGCCGGCCTCACCGGGACGGACGGAGCGGGGCGCACGGCAGGAAAAGCGGATCGGCCGGTTCGGGTCCCTGCGGGCGGAGGCTCGTCCTGTGCAGAGCGTGGTGCCGAGCTCCAAAGGCGCACACGAGAATTGCGCCTCCAGCCCGCCGTCCGAGTTTGGGCCAACATGCAGCCGTGCCcaggtgaaacagagatttttagagttaggttaacaaaataaattaagcatttataatttagcttgtagagttatgtgttgaattttaaccttttacttaagaaacctctgcctggtacaaaaggcataggaaaatgcaaatttctgaagcttcttgcataaagaacaataccagaagaggcaaagaacccagataaagaagctcctctgtctccaagcctatcaagactgacagacctaCTCAGATAAGCACTAAAGGACTgaaagcgcacgcgcagagaggaaaagttcaaaaggtcaatcatgaggaagaccacaatcttcagcctcaggaccaccgagagacccccgtgcgaccaccacagcaaaccacgcgtgcccagaagggcgtggacttatttagcatgagaggcgaggacaggcggggccaggggttgaatatgcattaaaaagttgtgcaatgtattgcatatggaataTCTTTgagaataaaggtgtgggtcagactgaagctcggggcacaagttttggagagctatctcacttgtgccgggcgccgacatacatacccacttcataactaccccaggttgtggagtctatttatttattccgcgtatcgcttcACAGGGGCATGTGATTAATACTGCACCCAAGCTCCGCTTTAGTGCTTTCATGATTTTCCAGAGAGATGGGTCGGTAGAGGAGAGAGTTGATAAAAGTGTCATTATAAAGCCTGCAAAGCACAGATCACACTGTTTACCACACAAGCTATATCCtggtttcttcattttttctgtgtcCTGTCAGTGAAAACCTCAGGTTGTCTGAGGAAGACACAGGCACAGCTCATGCTCAGCACCCCAAGTCCATCTTGATGAACTGAATTTCAGGCAGTGGGCTTAGACAAGTGGCCATTCCCCCTGCCTTATGTGAGCCCACAGCAGGAATACTGGATTCAGTTAGGGGAACCCAGTGCCAGAAAGTCATTCTTATATTGGAGCTCAGCTGAGGCCATCAAGGCAGGGAGCTGGTGTGTAGACAGACTGAAGGTATCAGGGTTGTTCTCATGGAGAGCAGGTGAGCCTGGAATCTAACTTGCAGTCTGAAAGAGTGTTACAGAGTAGATGGAGCTGGAGTCCAGCTGACACTAAGATGGAGCAAGAGGGCACTAAGATAGAGAAAGGGCAAGGAGCTAAAGCTGTGCTGAGGGAAAGCCTGGTGGgacataaaggaaaaacattctTTCCTTGAAAGTGGGGCAGCCTTGGGTTGAGGACAAGAGGGGGATGATCTCATGTCTTGGAGAAGGTCAGCACTTGACTGGAGAAAGCCCAAAGCAGGCTGGTCAGATTTAGCCATGCTCTGAGTAGGGGTTGGACCAAGATCTCCAGAAATCTCTCCTCACTTAACTTTTCCTAAAGTTAAATGATTTCCTGGTGGAACAGGAGAGTCAGGTCAGGTGGTGGAGCACTGATGAGCCTAGCTTGGCACACATCTCTGGTCtgtggcagccctggcagcattataaaagtatttatttaaataatgaacacaggatgggaaggagcagagctaACAAGTTCTGAGCAGGAAGTGGTGGCCAAAAAGGGAGGGGTACTTGCTGTCTCCAGGATTTACTGCTTAAAGTCAATATTTGTAAATCGATTAGCAAATGCTTCTTATCATGCAAGACTAGGCACTTATGGGGTGGAATGGCTTTCATTGACCTGTGGTGGCTTCTGGTTGTAAGTCGCTTGCCAACTTCTTTCTGCTGAGGCTTAGATACAACTTCACTTCTGCCAAGGACAGGAAGATCCTTCTGGTTCAAAACATCGCCCATGAGCAACAGCCTGCCACAGATCACCCCTGACTTTCAGCAAATGTGGGGGAGCCCATATATTAAGAGTTAATTTGAGAAGTGGGAAGCCAGGGTGCATAAACAAAACAACTTCCCTTGTCCCATAGAGCTGGAAGCATATTTCCTGAAAGGATACTGAAAGGTAATCAGCATGACAGAGGACAATCTGGTTCTCCAGGATATGATGTT
This sequence is a window from Vidua chalybeata isolate OUT-0048 chromosome Z, bVidCha1 merged haplotype, whole genome shotgun sequence. Protein-coding genes within it:
- the FOXE1 gene encoding forkhead box protein E1, whose amino-acid sequence is MTAESRLPPGPPPPPPPLKAEAVPPGEEEAAAAGVRGGRRRRKRPAERGKPPYSYIALIAMAIGQAPERRLTLGGIYRFITERFPFYRDSPRKWQNSIRHNLTLNDCFVKVPREPGRPGKGNYWTLDPHARDMFESGSFLRRRKRFKRSDLSTYPAFLAERPAAPCRLLSLPAPPPPADLPPAPAATSCAFATAFPAQGCASASLPHAYAPLPTAPGPYAPGGHGPLYAPSGRIVLPASSPGPTTLYGRRSPAPYPPLPHAYGAGGQLSAAEPAPRHGTYPGGPDRFVPAL